A region of the Curvibacter sp. AEP1-3 genome:
AGCCCCGGTAGGTTAGCTCCAAGATCGGCGTTACACCGGGGAGCCGGCCGATGCGTCCCAGCCAGCGCCAACCCGGCATGGTGAGCCACAACTCCACAAAAGCGGCGGCTCCGCTGAGCATGCGTCCATCCGGCAGTCGCACGTGAAAGCGGGCCACGAGTCGTGTCTGTTCTTCAAGGTTGAGCCCGGCTTGTGGCGCACTCACGTCCAGCCATTGCACGTCTTGCAAAGGGTCCAAGGATTGGTACATACCGATCTCACGACGGCACAAGGGGCACGTGCCATCAAACATCACAGTCAATGCATCACACGAAGCAGGGGGTGCATTTTTCTCAACGGGTACAGACATGGGCTCAGCCCTAACAGGCAGTCAGAAGATGCTGACACCCGTTTGTAGCGCACGATGGCAAGCCCTGCCGCCAACGCGGGCATCCGTGTACGTCATGGCACGCGCCATTCCCACTGGTCTGCGGTAAACACAGCCCGCCGGTGGCCCGTGCGCGCCAGTTCCAGCCAGTCTATGTTTTGAATCTGCAGAGTGACGATCCCAAGAAAGTGCTGCGTGTTGTCGAACGGGGTGTCTGAGGCGTCTTCTTCCCACACATCCCCCGGCGCCTTGGCCGAGAGGTAGTCCCCTGCAGCGGGAGATTGGCTGACGCGCGTCCACACCGCATCCACCTCCGGACCGCTATGTTGCACCGTTGTCGTGGCTTGGATCCGCAACTGCCAGCTAAGCCGTTTGCTCCAGAACACCAGCGCCGCAGAGGGCGCCGCCTCCAACTCTGCAAACTTGGGACTGCGCTTGTCGGTGAAAAATTGCAAGGTTGCCTGCCGTGCATCTGCATGCCGGAGCACGACGGTGCGTGCTTGCGGCAAGCCATCCGCGTTCACCGTGGCCAGCACGGGGGTTCGCCATTCGTGGTGCCGGTCTTGCACGGCACGCTGCAGTTCCTGCCAGATGCGTTGGCGGATGTCGGGTGCGGTCAGAAGGGGAGTGTCCACAAGAGGCTTGCCGATCTCGGGGTTGGGAATCGAGCTTTCATGATATCGGTCAAGCCTTTGGGCTGCTTGCCTGAGGGGCAAGTCTGGAATTAAAGGAATTTTCAGTTCTATAGCCGCTTCTCCATGGAACAATATTTGCTGAGTCGTTGACATCAAAAAAACGAGGGCGTGGTAGTTCCCACAGAGGCACATCCGTCAGGCATCAGGGAGTGGTTTTGTATACAACGGGTCACCTGCGGCTGGATGCCGCCACATTGGTATTCGCCACGAGTCTGCTGGCGTTCAGTCTTGCCAATCTCTGTGCCTTGCTTGCACGGGGTGCGGCCTCCAAGCGCTTGGGTTTGCGTGAATGGTCTGCGAGTCTCGCCTTCGCTTCATTCGCCTTTCTGCTGTTCTTCTTTCGCGGTAAGGCCCCCTGGGTTCTGACGTATCTGGTCGCGAACCTGGCCATGTTGGCCGTTGTGCCGTTCACGATGCTGGCTTACGCCAAACTCTTGCAGGTGGAGGCACCCGCAAGCAGCGTGGCACTGAGCAGTGCGGTCGGCCTGTCAGGGGTATTGGCCGTCTATTTCCTCGAAACGGATGCACAGTTTGGCGTTTTTTCCATGTCCATGGCCATTGGCTTTCAGCTGGTGCTGGCCGCATTGATGGTGGCCATGGCCCCCGGGCGGCATGGAGCGCAGTGGCGGGTGGTTTTGAACATCATTCACGGACTCAGTGCATTGGCCTTTTTCGTGCGGGCAGGCATGGCACTGAATGGCCAGGCCATGCTGGTATCCACCGTTGCGAACTCGCCCGCCCAGATCGTGGCCTTGTGCGTGGCTGCTTTGTACTTCACGGTGGCCACCGTGGTGTTCATCGTGATGGTGAGTCAGCGCCAACACCACGAGATGAGTGACCGGCTGCGCCGTGATGGCCTGACCGGCCTTTACACCCGCACCGCATTCTTTGAGATGGCTGTTGCCAAGCCCCACCAGTGGCAAGCGGGGGGTTATGCGCTGGTCTTGATGGACATCGACAACTTCAAGCGTATCAACGACAGCTATGGCCACGCAGGGGGCGATGCCGTGCTGGCGCATGCCGCCCGCATGTTGTCGCAGTTGACCCGCCTCTCCGATATTGCTGTGCGTTACGGCGGCGAAGAATTTTGTGTGCTCTTGCACGCCTGCTCTGCCGAAGAAGCCGGCCGCTTTGCCCAGCGGCTGGTGGACGAGGCCGGCAGGCAGTCGGTGCGCATCAAGGATGGCCGCAATGTCCGCTTCACGTTTTCGGTCGGCTATGCATGTGCACCGGACGGACAAACTCGCGGTGGCATTGAGTCGCTGGAAGCCGTGATTGACAGTGCTGATCAGGCACTGTACGCGGCCAAGGCCGCAGGTCGTAATCAAGTGCAGTCGTCCAGCGGAATTCCGGCGTGTAACGAAGTGGCGCTTGCCGTCTAGCCGGGTGGTAAGGTCAGCATCATGCGTATTGCCCTCATCTCCGATATTCACGGCAACCTTCCTGCATTGGAGGCGGTGGCGGCTGACATTCGCCTTCGAGGCGTGGACCGCATCGTCAATTTGGGCGACAGCCTGTCCGGCCCTTTGTTGCCCCTGGAAACGGCCCGCTACCTGATGGCCAGTGGCTGGTTGAGCCTGGCAGGTAACCACGAGCGCCAGATCCTGACCCACACCGCAGAGCAGCGTGGCGCATCAGATGCATACGCCTACTCGCAGCTGGGCCGTGCGGAGCTTGATTGGTTGCGTTCGCTGCCAGCTACGCAGCTGCTGGATGGCGATGTGTTCCTGTGCCATGGAACGCCCACCAGCGATCTGCATTACTTCTTTGAAAACGCGGTGCATGGCGGAACCGAGCCAGCGACTGCGGATGAAATACAAGCCCGGCTGGGCGACATCACCGCTGCTGTCGTCGCCTGTGGCCATACGCACATCCCCCGCGCACTGCGCTCGCGTGCCGGGCAGTTGTTGTGCAACCCCGGCAGCGTTGGCTTGGCGGCCTATGACGACTTGGAGCCGATGGAGCACGTCGTAGAAAACGGATCGCCCGACGCCCGCTACGCCATCATTGAACGCGCAGCGGGGGCCTGGAGCGCTGCGCTGCACAGCGTTCCTTACGACTTTGAACCCATGGCGCGTTTGGCGGATCTGCGCGGGCGGCCGGAGTGGGCGTATGCGCTGCGCACGGGCTACATGGCTGCATGAGTTCGCCCAGGAAAAAGCCCCGCAGTCTCACGACTGCGGGGCTTTCCTTTTCTACCGTTTGCTACTAATTAAGTAGCTGCTTGCGCAGATTCCACGTGCCCAAGATGCCAATTTAATGGGTTTTTATCCGAAGAACTCCGTAAAACACTCCCCTTTGAAGGTGCGTCCTGCATTGCCGCGTTCCACGCCGTAGTGTTGTAGCCAGCGCTGTGTACGCATGGCTTTGGCATCCTCGGCTGCGGCGTGGGCCAATTTGTGTGCGAGCAGCATGCGTGCGAGTCGCTTGTTGGCGTGTTGGCTGCGTTCCGTTTGCACCTTCACACTCAGTCCTGTGGGGCGGTGTGTGGCGCGTACGGCGGAGTCTGTCTTGTTCACGTGCTGCCCACCAGGGCCGCTGGCACGCAAGGTTTCAAAGTGCAGGTCTTTGTCCAGTAGTGAGGCAGCCGCGTTGGGCGCATCGGGCTCGAACACTTCTGCGCCTACGAACCAGTTTTTGCGCTTGTGCCCCGGCCGGTAAGGGCTGGGGCAGCACCACTGCACGCTACCGCGCCACCGCTGCGCAATGGCGGAGGCGGCCTCTCCATCCAGCAACAGCAGGGCAGATCGCAGGTTGCCGGGTCTGCCACCCCCGACTTCTTCCATCACGTCCACCTTCACCTGAGCGGACGCGCATTCACGCAGTACGACCTGCAAGGCCTTGCGTACGGCCAGGCAGCATTCCTCGGGACCCGTGTTGGCGGTGAGTTGCAGCAAGATCATTCGCAGCACTCCCCACGGGTTTTGTAGGTCAGTACCGGCTTGGTCCTTGCCAGCAGCTCCACCAGCCCGGCACCCACCAGCGCTTGCACCACGCTGTCGATGCCTTTGTAGGCCTGGGGTGCTTCCTCGTAGATCAACTGCTTGTCGTTGCAAATCACGCGGCTGCCCAGTGCCGTGCGGCCCATTTGCGTGGGCGTCATCAGCTTAAACAGGCGGTCTTTGCAGGCCGAGCGAATCCACTTGCGCCCTGCACCATGCGCCAGCGACAGCAGCGTGTCGTGGCACAGGCGCGTGGGCCGCACCAGGTAGCTGTAGTCCCCGCGCGAACCGGGTATCAGCACCGCGCCTTGGTCCGACGGCGTGGCCCCCTTGCGGTGCAGCCAACCCACCTGGCCATGGATGCTGGCGCTTTCCACAAAGTTGTGGTGCACGTCCAGCACACAGCGGCCGTCAGCCCGCACGTTGGCCAGCAGACGCTGTGCCACCAGTTGGCGGTTGCAGTGTGCAAAGCGCAGCGCCGCATCGTGCTGCGCCAGGTAGTCCGCAGCCTCTGCCGTGTCGGCCTGCAGGCCGCGGTGACCCAAGGCATCGACATGCTGGCGCAAGATGCGTTCACCCAAGCCGCGAGAGCCGCTGTGCACCAACAGCAGCAGGTGCTGCTTGTCGATGCCGAGCGCGGCCAGCGCTTCGGGTGCATTCACCGTATCCACCTGCTGAAACTCTGCAAAGTGGTTGCCACTGCCAATGGTGCCCAGCGAAGCCTCGTGGCCACTGGGCAGCACATCACAGCGCGCCATGGCTTGCGCCACTGCCGCAGTGTCGTCCATGGGGCCGTCGATGTTGCCCACGCGCTTTTCCAGCTTGTCGAGCTTGACAGTGCTGGCGCGCATGTCGGTTTGCCACAGCGCCATGCCGCAGCCGATGTCGTTGCCCACCAAGGCGGGATAGAACATCTGTGTTGAGAAAAATGCGGCCCCTACCGGATAGCCGCGCCCAGGATGCAAGTCAGGCATGCCCGCGACGCGCTGCATGCCCTGTAGTTGCGATGTGGTGACGAGCTGCGCTAAGGCAGCGTCCTCCATCCACGTGGCGTCAGACGTGACCACACAGGCGCGGTCCGACACGTGTTTGACAAAATTGCCCATAAAAAATCCAGAATCAAAAAACGTTGAAACCGGACCGGGACAGACGCGCACGCCAATACCGCGCTGCACTCGCACCAAGCGTTGTGCCGCGCGCCTTGGGGCGCTAGAAAAGTAGGGGGATGCTTATTGAATAAGCCCCGCCACCGCTGACCCAGCCCACAGGGAGGCCGTGTTCTTTTGCATGTTGTTCTCCTGGTAGGTGAGTGAATGGGTGGGGAGTGCAGGGTTCGCGCGGTGACTGGTAGCCTTGGCGAAAGCTGCGAGGCGCGACTTTAGCGGGGGATGCGGTGTCGGGCAAATGTTTTTGCCCAGCTTGATGTATTTGCGATACACCGCTATCGCCGTGTAGGTCGCGCTGTCTCCAGTTCCTCGCCCCTAGTCCTACTTGCGCTCTTCGTCGCAACGTCTAGTGTCGGACAGCATCCCAATCCAGCCCAAACTTCAGCAAATACTTGCGCAAACGGTCTGCGTCGTTGATTACGCTGCGCTGTGTGCGGGATACGTTAAACAGCTCTCGTCCTGCATCGCTGATGCTGGCGTGCTGTCGGCACACCGCAATGACTGCTTGGAGCTGCACGCGGTCAAAGGTATCCAGGGTGCTGGCCTTAGCGCCCAGCAAGTCTTCTAGAGAGGGGCGGGTGATGTTCAAGCTCGTGCCGGTCTCCAGATTGCCGGGATTGGTTTGTGGCTGCCATTGCCACCGGAGACGCTGTAATTCCGCCTGCACCAGTGCAATGCCAATACGTCCGTGGTCTGCCAGTGTTGCCAGCCGCGTGATGGAGGCGCTGAGGTCGCGGAAGTTGCCACGCCAGCTTGCATCTGCATCGGTGGCGAAGCGCAGGTAGGCTGTGCGCGCCTCGGTGGTGAAGCGTACTTGCTTGCCCAGCTCCTGCGCGGCCTGGGCGAGTTGGTGGTCCATATTCGGTTCAATGTCTTCCCGTCGCTGGGCCAGGCCGGGCAGGGTGTAAGTCCAGAGGTTGATGCGGGCAAACAAGTCTTCGCGAAAGCGGCCCGCTTCAATTTCCAGGCGCAGGTCTTTGTTCGTCCCTGCAATGAGCTGGAAATTGCTTTGTACCTCGCGGTCTGACCCCATTGGCAGAAACCGCTTTTCTTCCACGGCCTTGAGCAGCATGGCCTGCTCATCCAAACCCAGCTCGCCGATTTCATCCAGAAACAGCAGGCCTCTGTGAGCGCTGCGCAGCAGGCCGGGGCGATCGGTGATGGCACCGGTAAAAGCTCCTTTTTTGTGGCCAAACAGCGTAGACCCGGCACCGTCGCCACGCAAGGTGGCGCAGTTCACTTCAACAAAGTCCCCATCAATCTGGTGGCGAGATTTTTTTAGCTCGTACACACGCCGCGCCAGCATGGACTTGCCAGCGCCTGTGGGGCCGGTGAGCAGCATCGGTGCCTTGCTCTGCACCGCCACCCGCTCCACTTCCTCAATCAGGGTGTTGAAGCGGGTGTTGCGGGTGGCGATACCGCTTTTGAGGAAGGAGACGGCATCCTGTTGCGCTACATGCAGACGCTGGTTGATGGCGTCGTAGCGCGACAAATCGAGGTCAATGATTTCGTGGCTCCCTGGCCCGCGACCCTGCCGTCCCCGTGGCGGAGCACTTTGCAGGAGCACGCCTGGAAGAAAGCGTGCTTCTACGAGCAGGAAGAGGCAGATCTGCGCCACGTGCGTGCCGGTGGTGATATGCGCTTGGTAGGTTTCGCGGCTGGGGTCAAACGGATAAGTCGCCGCCCAGTCGTACAGCGCGGTGTACACCTCGCCAAAGTCCCAGGGGTTCGCGAGATTCATCTCTACGAGGTTGACCTGGGTGTTGGGTGACTGCTGGATGAAGTCATCCCGCACCAGCTGGGCCAGGGTGCTGGCGCGTCGGTCATGAAAGAGCTCCAGCCGGTCAATGGCCAAGTCGTCGTGCTGTGCCAAGGACACCGTGGGTCGCCACTTTTCCCAGCGCGCCGAGCTCTGCCCGGAATCCAGCTGGGTTCCCAGAAATCCGATGACAACGGTCTTTTTCATTTGGCTAGTTTACTAGCTAAAAAAATAACATCTTCAATTCTTGTCATGGCTTTGATGTCGTTTTTTGCGCTTGTCCATGGAAAAAATCCAATGAAATCAATGGCTTGGTGGTTGGTTTGTTGCGATGGAGATAGTTGGCACGCCCCGTGCACTACATGACTCGCCAAGCGCAGAAGGTGTTCGCTGACAAGCAGGGGTTTCCGGGTAATCGGACCCCGCTGGTGCAAAGAAGGCTGGGTTGTTCCAGTGTCTCTTTGTATGCCGCGCCCCGGAAACGCTGGGCACAAGGCATGTGGTCAAGGGGTGGCTCGGGTAGAGGAGCCACCCCGCCAGGTTCGATTCCTGGATGCCACTGTTCTGTAGCTCAGTCTGGTAGAGCATCGTGTGAAAGCACGACTGTCGCGGGTTCGATTCCCGCCGAACGCTGGTAGTCAAAAAGCCAGCTTACTTGGAAGT
Encoded here:
- a CDS encoding thiol-disulfide oxidoreductase DCC family protein codes for the protein MSVPVEKNAPPASCDALTVMFDGTCPLCRREIGMYQSLDPLQDVQWLDVSAPQAGLNLEEQTRLVARFHVRLPDGRMLSGAAAFVELWLTMPGWRWLGRIGRLPGVTPILELTYRGFLHLRPHLQKVMRAAEARRLRADQQPKR
- a CDS encoding pyridoxamine 5'-phosphate oxidase family protein; translated protein: MDTPLLTAPDIRQRIWQELQRAVQDRHHEWRTPVLATVNADGLPQARTVVLRHADARQATLQFFTDKRSPKFAELEAAPSAALVFWSKRLSWQLRIQATTTVQHSGPEVDAVWTRVSQSPAAGDYLSAKAPGDVWEEDASDTPFDNTQHFLGIVTLQIQNIDWLELARTGHRRAVFTADQWEWRVP
- a CDS encoding GGDEF domain-containing protein codes for the protein MYTTGHLRLDAATLVFATSLLAFSLANLCALLARGAASKRLGLREWSASLAFASFAFLLFFFRGKAPWVLTYLVANLAMLAVVPFTMLAYAKLLQVEAPASSVALSSAVGLSGVLAVYFLETDAQFGVFSMSMAIGFQLVLAALMVAMAPGRHGAQWRVVLNIIHGLSALAFFVRAGMALNGQAMLVSTVANSPAQIVALCVAALYFTVATVVFIVMVSQRQHHEMSDRLRRDGLTGLYTRTAFFEMAVAKPHQWQAGGYALVLMDIDNFKRINDSYGHAGGDAVLAHAARMLSQLTRLSDIAVRYGGEEFCVLLHACSAEEAGRFAQRLVDEAGRQSVRIKDGRNVRFTFSVGYACAPDGQTRGGIESLEAVIDSADQALYAAKAAGRNQVQSSSGIPACNEVALAV
- a CDS encoding metallophosphoesterase family protein, with translation MRIALISDIHGNLPALEAVAADIRLRGVDRIVNLGDSLSGPLLPLETARYLMASGWLSLAGNHERQILTHTAEQRGASDAYAYSQLGRAELDWLRSLPATQLLDGDVFLCHGTPTSDLHYFFENAVHGGTEPATADEIQARLGDITAAVVACGHTHIPRALRSRAGQLLCNPGSVGLAAYDDLEPMEHVVENGSPDARYAIIERAAGAWSAALHSVPYDFEPMARLADLRGRPEWAYALRTGYMAA
- the prfH gene encoding peptide chain release factor H encodes the protein MILLQLTANTGPEECCLAVRKALQVVLRECASAQVKVDVMEEVGGGRPGNLRSALLLLDGEAASAIAQRWRGSVQWCCPSPYRPGHKRKNWFVGAEVFEPDAPNAAASLLDKDLHFETLRASGPGGQHVNKTDSAVRATHRPTGLSVKVQTERSQHANKRLARMLLAHKLAHAAAEDAKAMRTQRWLQHYGVERGNAGRTFKGECFTEFFG
- a CDS encoding RNA ligase RtcB family protein: MGNFVKHVSDRACVVTSDATWMEDAALAQLVTTSQLQGMQRVAGMPDLHPGRGYPVGAAFFSTQMFYPALVGNDIGCGMALWQTDMRASTVKLDKLEKRVGNIDGPMDDTAAVAQAMARCDVLPSGHEASLGTIGSGNHFAEFQQVDTVNAPEALAALGIDKQHLLLLVHSGSRGLGERILRQHVDALGHRGLQADTAEAADYLAQHDAALRFAHCNRQLVAQRLLANVRADGRCVLDVHHNFVESASIHGQVGWLHRKGATPSDQGAVLIPGSRGDYSYLVRPTRLCHDTLLSLAHGAGRKWIRSACKDRLFKLMTPTQMGRTALGSRVICNDKQLIYEEAPQAYKGIDSVVQALVGAGLVELLARTKPVLTYKTRGECCE
- the rtcR gene encoding RNA repair transcriptional activator RtcR, whose protein sequence is MKKTVVIGFLGTQLDSGQSSARWEKWRPTVSLAQHDDLAIDRLELFHDRRASTLAQLVRDDFIQQSPNTQVNLVEMNLANPWDFGEVYTALYDWAATYPFDPSRETYQAHITTGTHVAQICLFLLVEARFLPGVLLQSAPPRGRQGRGPGSHEIIDLDLSRYDAINQRLHVAQQDAVSFLKSGIATRNTRFNTLIEEVERVAVQSKAPMLLTGPTGAGKSMLARRVYELKKSRHQIDGDFVEVNCATLRGDGAGSTLFGHKKGAFTGAITDRPGLLRSAHRGLLFLDEIGELGLDEQAMLLKAVEEKRFLPMGSDREVQSNFQLIAGTNKDLRLEIEAGRFREDLFARINLWTYTLPGLAQRREDIEPNMDHQLAQAAQELGKQVRFTTEARTAYLRFATDADASWRGNFRDLSASITRLATLADHGRIGIALVQAELQRLRWQWQPQTNPGNLETGTSLNITRPSLEDLLGAKASTLDTFDRVQLQAVIAVCRQHASISDAGRELFNVSRTQRSVINDADRLRKYLLKFGLDWDAVRH